A window of Mus pahari chromosome 7, PAHARI_EIJ_v1.1, whole genome shotgun sequence contains these coding sequences:
- the Fkbp3 gene encoding peptidyl-prolyl cis-trans isomerase FKBP3, with protein sequence MAAAVPQRAWTVEQLRSEQLPKKDIIKFLQDHGSDSFLAEHKLLGNIKNVAKTANKDHLVNAYNHLFESKRFKGTETISKVSEQVKNVKLSDDKPKDSKSEETLDEGPPKYTKSILKKGDKTNFPKKGDVVHCWYTGTLPDGTVFDTNIQTSSKKKKNAKPLSFKVGVGKVIRGWDEALLTMSKGEKARLEIEPEWAYGKKGQPDAKIPPNSKLIFEVELVDID encoded by the exons ATGGCGGCGGCTGTTCCGCAGCGTGCATGGACCGTGGAGCAGCTGCGCAGCGAGCAGTTGCCCAAGAAGGACATTATCAAGTTTCTGCAGGATCACGGTTCCGATTCG TTTCTAGCAGAGCACAAATTACTGGGAAACATAAAAAATGTAGCCAAGACTGCTAATAAGGACCATTTGGTTAATGCCTATAACCATCTTTTTGAAAGTAAG CGTTTCAAGGGTACTGAAACTATAAGTAAAGTGTCTGAACAGGTGAAAAATGTGAAGCTTAGTGACGATAAACCCAAAGACTCCAAGTCTGAAGAGACTCTTGATGAG GGTCCACCAAAATACACAAAATCTATTCTAAAGAAGGGAGATAAAACCAACTTTCCTAAAAAGGGAGATGTTGTTCACTGCTGGTATACAGGGACACTCCCAGATGGAACTGTTTTTGATACTAATATTCAAACAA gttcaaagaagaagaaaaatgccaAGCCTTTAAGTTTTAAGGTCGGAGTAGGAAAGGTTATCAGAGGA TGGGATGAAGCACTCTTAACTATGAGTAAAGGAGAAAAGGCTCGGCTGGAGATTGAACCAGAATGGGCCTATGGAAAGAAAGGACAGCCGGACGCCAA AATTCCACCAAACAGCAAGCTCATTTTTGAAGTGGAATTAGTAGATATTGACTGA